The sequence below is a genomic window from Prinia subflava isolate CZ2003 ecotype Zambia chromosome 26, Cam_Psub_1.2, whole genome shotgun sequence.
CAGGGTCCCTCTTTCAGAGTCCTGGGGTATCCATGGGTCCCCCTTGTCCTTGCTCCCAACCTGTCCAGGCTtctggaacagccccagctctcgcACTGCCCGTTTCTGCTCCCCCCATTCCCGGGTTTGCCTCCCAGCGCTGCTGGTACCGGGCGATCCCCACGTGTCTCTGGGCTGAcagtgcagcccctgagccGGGCAGAGCAAGCCCCACCACAGGGGGACCCTGCATGCCCcgctccctgggcagccgcgcccagccccgggcacagagctccgccagcccccgccgccccctccccagagccccggggacccccgcagccggggccgggTCTGAGCGAGGCGGCCCCCGAGCCCGGCTGCGTGGCCaggggggcacggggagcccgGGGCCTCTGTGCCAACGCTTCCCCCGCTCTCCCTCAGCCGttgcccggcccagcccggccccccgAGCCCCAACAGGCCCCGCACGGCCACGGCCGGGCCGCTCCGCTCCCCTGCGAGCCCGGCCACACGGACCCACCTGCGCCGGGGCCCACGGGCCACCGAGAGCTCCCCGGGCCGCCCGGGCCTGGGCCccgagcacagagctctgcccggggggctcccggcccaaggcggcggctccgggcccgggcggccgctcccggctcccacagcccgcccggggccgccccgcccgtgccggggctgcgccAGCGCTCCCCGCACCCAAGGGGGTTCAAACTGCCGGGGGCATCTCACAAAAAAACATTGCCCGTATCCCctcccaaaacaataaaatcccaaCCAGCCATcaacccccacaaaaaataatccacaaacaaacccacaaactaACCCCTTCCACCCTGCCCTGCGGCGCCTTCGCAGGGACCCCGACCCCGCGGGAATGCCCCCGGGCCGGGACaaaaagctgctcccctggaggcGCTTTGAACACCCacccgcggcccggccctggcacacggctcccggcagctgccccgctgtcccagccgggcctttgcagcagggaggctctgcgggacccccgggctgtgccccctcccaggccctgcccgccccggggtTGACCTTCAGCCCGGGCTCTCTCGCTGTCCCGGCTCCTGCAGAGTCCCCGCTCGCAGCTCCTTTggcccctgggctctcctctggGGGTTGGGGAACAGCCGGCAATGGACCCTTGCCCTGAAAAGGAATCATTTTGGTGCTCCCTAGAGAGGCCAAAActgaaactttgttccttttgcctgggtgcagagaccatcagggcattttctgcacagagttccagcccccagcatTAGTTGAAGGAGCTGCCTACCAATGTGACgctgccaggagcctgtccttgctgtcacctgctgtggctgggcatgaacagagctcctgcacttgcatttccagctgctgtgcaaccAAAGCGGAGGGATCTGGAGCTGCCTGAATGCAAAAACTGCAATATGAGCCACTCTCAAGGGGGAAATCtccccctgctgtgccagcccatggcaatgctgccattctctgctgttgctggggCGCTCttgggtctggctgagcaggaaaggtgaccctgagccaggagatttctttggctgcagcaaagccttggAATGCAAAGACCTTCCtgatgctgtgccctgagccagGATGGAATGAGCCACCAGAGCTGACCCTAAATTTCTTACCGAATTCACAGAGTGACTGGGTAGGATGAGACCTTCAAGAGCATCAAATCCAACCCATGCCCCAACACCTCAGCTTAACCTGGGTTAGTGCCCTGAGTGCctcatccaatctttttttaaacacatccagggatggtgactccaccacctccacaGGCAGActattccagtactttatcactctctctgtgaaaaacttcttcctaatatccatcctgtatttcccttggggcagctgaagactgtgtccttttgttgtgtcagctgctgtctggagaaagagaccaaaccccacctgactacagctaCCCTTCAGGGAATTGTAGAGAGCGAttaggtcacctctgagtctccttttctccaggcgaaacaaccacagctccctcagccgttcttAACAGGGtttttgttccaagcccctcaccagccttgttgccctctcctggacgtgctcaagcgtctcaatgtccttcctaaattgggggcccagaactggacacggcACTCGAGGTgcggcctcaccagtgccgagtacaggagaagaaacactgccctgctcctgctggccacgccattcctgatccaggccaggagccattggccttcttgcccacctgcccacactgctgcctcatgtccagcctgctgtccagcagtgccccaggtccccttccctggctgctgtccagccactctgtccccagcctggagtgctgcaggaagtttttgtggccaaaatgcaggactcagcacttgcacttattaaacttcatcctattggactctgcccatccatccagtcattccaggtctctctgcagagccctcctaccctccaatAGATGGACACACGGTCCAAGCTTAGTGTcagctgcaaatttactaatgaaagactcaatcccctcatccatgtcgtcaataaaaatattgaacagaactggccccagcacagaccccaggggaacaccactggtgccaccagctggatgcagaaccttcaccaccactctctgggcccagccatgcaggcagttcttaacccagcacagagtgctcctgtccaagctgtgggctgccagcttttccaggagggtgctgtgggagacagtgtccaaggccttgctgaaatccaggtACACAACATCCACTGCCTTTCCCGCACCCACCCggcgggtcacctggtcataaacggagaccaggttggtcaaacacgacctTCTGTTCTTAAACCCGTGCTGGCCGGGTCTGAtagcctggccatcctgtaggtgctgtgtgatgacactcagtataaactgctgcAGTGCCCTACTGGGTACTGAGTTCAGGCTGACTTGAGTTGTTGGATAAGGATTTAACAATTCAAACTGTAAAgcaggtatgttttatttccatctgggaCACAAGGGGGATTTTCCACCATACCTGCGTACCTGGTTGAGACAGGTTTAAGGTTTAAATACACTCAGATCCCACAAAacaacccctccctccccgcccatTCTCTGCCCACTCTCCGCCTCCTTGCACTTCCTATTATAATTAGTCTTCTCTGGTGCCACATCTCCTGGTGGTTGCAGGCTGGGgtcttctgatgaagtaagaGGTCTTCCTCAGTTGTTCACTGTTTGACCTCTTCCTCTGGGCAGGTGCAGTGAAGGTTTGGCTAACTCCCAGGTCACtttgtcctggccaaaaccacgagcctggttctttctgatttcttaagCCACAGGTTCTGCTTTATGGGGTTTTCACTATACCTAAAGTCTtgctttactgagttttcacaaTATACACAATATACATCTTATCTCTATGGCCTTTAGCTAGCAACTAAATCCTCATGTGTTCTGCtacaagttgtttttctgcttttacaggattgctaaataagctgtatatttctgcttcccctccatctgcttaagcacattaaatgcttctaaatatctgaattttagatatgtttcccatatcaaactggcctataattaccaggatcctcctttctaCCCTTCTGGTGTAGGGGTCACACAACACATTGGCCaacctccagtcctctggaacctcaccagtgagccaggactgttgggaaatgatggagagtggcttcacaagctcatctgccagctccctcaacaccctgggctggatcccatctgggcccatggATTTTGAACATCCAAgtggctcagcagttctctgactgcctcctcctggataacaggggcacctttctgctccctgacaccatctaccagcccaggagggcagctgtcctgaggacaagccgTCTTCGCCTCATCTGCAGTTCCTAAGTTCCCTCCCACATCCAGtagagaacaaaggttggtcctacccttccttttgccactaatttatttgtaaaaacatattttattatcctttacaaaagttgtcaaaatgacttcaaactgagctttggcctccctaatattttttttcctacatgttcccttaaatacttcctgagagacctgaccctccttccaaaaatgatacatcctctttttattcctaagttccTCTGAAATCTccttgcccatccaggctggacgtttgccttgtcagctcatctttcagcacacagggacagtctgttcctgtgccctcaagatctctgcattgaagcacacccacctttcctggactcctctgtttttaagggctccttcccaaggaactctctctgaataagtctcctaaaacggccaaagtctgccctccagaagtccaatgtaaaaatctttttgatgtCCCTCCTGATTTCACCACATATTGAGAACTCTGTAATTTCATGATCCCTGTGCCCCAAGCAGCCTCCAagcaccacatctcccaccagcccttctctatttgcaaacaacaggtcgaacatagtccctcccctgctggcctcactcACCTGCTGTCACAAAAAGTTCTCCTCCATCCACTCCAAAaccttcctgcactgcctctttgctgctgtattgagttcccagcagatgtctggtaggttaaagtcacctacaagaacaagggctggtgatcctgaaacattctccagcttcttagagaagaagttgtccacctcttcttcctgcttgggTGGACGATAACAGACTCCCAGTAGGTACCCCTGGGAGCCCGTCCTGTTTGCTTCGGGTAGAACAGGAACAATGAAAACCTTCCCAATGGCACAACTCCCCAGCCcacatggggaaaggaaagaaaaagttgtcaagctctcaaaacctttctcctgctttgctgcaagactCCTGCTTCACACATGTTGTGGAAAGtcaagagaagctgcatgggTGGGCTATCTTGTGACAGATGGTGCAACTCGTTCTCCAGGAAAGgttcttggaaagagcagacaggactgtggagaagattctgggaaagctgaaacagcttttcggaaatgaaatgaaagtggaaagaaacaacccaagatattttcctctgtttatttctctgtcccaCTTTCCATCTTAAACTACTTCTCCATCTCATTAATTCTAAATGGGTCTCACCTCTGACATCCAAGACTTGGTAAGATTTAGACACTGTAAAATACCATGAGCACATCCAGTTTGCCTTcccgtttttcttggaaagcaatgccggagacacaagtgcagtgcttgggtcaggttcaaattctgcattcagggaatgtgctgtgacagtgtctgaccctcagcagggacaatgcacagcaacagccaaggggattcctctgtcactgtgcaggagtCAAGACTGGGCCCTGACTGAAAACGGCGAAGTTCCCGTgtttggacaggctcaggggctgccccggggagtgcagggctcggTGCGAGGCAGAGGGGGCAACAGAAAAAACTGACAAGGGGACAAACGgccctggagcttcagttgcagcagcagcagcggcagcagcggcagcagcggcagcagcggcagcagcagagaagaaaaaagcggCTTTGTTGACCAACCcgtgcttcccctctccctctcccacagtcccgcagcctctccctttcccagtgtccccctcccaacccagtctccctttcccctgctgGGCCGGGCCATGCCTCGggcccacccccggccccgggcggggctgccccgtccctgcccccgGGCGTCCCGCCGCGGTCTCGCCTTCGcccggctctggcagtgctggcgaTGGCGCTGCTGGGCGGgcatcagtgcctggggctggggcagcattgCTGGCCTTTGGCTGCGCCTGTgccgagcccagcccaggtcccggccccagccccggccccggccccagccccggccccggccccggccccagccccggccccagccccagccccagccccagccccagccccagccccagccccagcccgagccccggccccggccccggccccggccccggccccggccccggccccggccccggccccggccccagctcGTCCCTGGGCCCGCAGAGGACACAGGCGGCGCggctgctcccgccgcctccACTGCGGCTTCCCCAGCCCAAGCTCCTCCGCTTGGCAGCGCAGCCGCTGGCCCTGAGCCGCTGCTGTCCCGTTGCCAGGAGCAAAtgcctggggatgcccagcccgggccgctcgaggggcgctcgggggccgttcctggccccgggccgagcgctgacAGCCGCGTCTCGCCGGCAGGGAAGGCGCAGCAGGCCCTCCAGGAGCAGTACCGCCTGGGTTCGCTGCTGGGCCACGGCGGCTTCGGCAGCATCTGGGCGGCCACACGGCTCTCAGACCGTGCCCCGGTGAGCGGCAGGGCCGGTGGTGGGTGCACGAGGAAGGggcgcaggaggaggaggagggtgaaggagaaggaggctggggctgggcagggcaggcagtgagctcagcctgctgctccccttggcttGCAGGTGGCCATCAAAAGGGTGCCACGGAACCGTGTCCGGCATTGGggtgagctggtgagtgagcggggccagcaggagaagctgggccGTGCCGGGCGGGGATGAGCtgaggcctggcagggtggaagCCGCCAGGACGCCTGGAGGGAGAGCGGGCGTGGGGCCAGCAAAGGGTGCAGAGCATCccgggctggctgaggggtccCTGACCCCTGGCACGGCCTCAGCTTCACTGACAACATtgtgctcctcccacagcccaacgGCACCAGCGCACCACTGGAGAtcgtgctgctgcacaaggtctccactggcttccctggtgtcgtccagctgctggagtggctggagctccccaaagacatcattatcatcatggaGCGCCCGGAGCGTTCTCAGGACCTCCAGCACTTCATTCGGGCACGGCGGTTCCTGTGCGAGGAGGTGGCGCGGGAGCTGTtccgccaggtgctggaggccgtgcggcactgcaccagctgcgggGTCCTGCACCGCGACCTCAAGCCAGAGAACATCCTGCTTGACCTGGCCACCGGGCAGGCCAAATTGATCGATTTTGGCTGTGGCACCTACCTACAAGACACAGCCTATACTCACTTTGCAGGTGAGCCATCGCAGGGGTGTGCTCCCCATTGCAGACATCTCCTGGCCCAACatctcacagcccagcctgggtgtgGCTCTGGggattctccctttccctgccactcATGGCACTGAGTCTTCAGCCCAGTTCCTTTTGAACACAAGTGGGTGGGGggaccagcttccagccctgctggcagcctttgccagccactctgcctgggactgggactggggctggggcagccagccaAACAGAAGCACCCGTGGGTGGGGGTGGCTGAGAGGGGAGCCAGAACATGTGCACCAGCCAGTTTGGTGTGCAGGTGAGAAAGGGCTTGGACTGCTGTGATTGcctggtttgctttgggttcatAATGGTTTTTGGGGCAATGCAGGCAGGGACGAGTAAGGCATGGTTTTTGCCCAGcactgagtgggttttgcttgtcATGGTTGGGCCTTGCcagggcttccactgccaccttccaacaccagtggcttcttttccaaccctaagtTTGTACACAAGTCccaggtgctggccagagggcagcaggtcacaccacgtgccactggggcagcccctgcacgcccagggatgctggggccaggctctgggagcagcagcatccccctgatGAACTCCATCTGTATTCCATAGGAACACCGTCATACAGCCCCCCGGAATGGAACCAGTTTGGCTGGTACTATGGACAGCCAGCTACCGTCtggtccctgggcatcctgctgcaccagatggTGTGTGGGGAGCACCCTTTCAGGAGGGGCCACAAGATCAGCTGGGACCATCAGCTCTCGCTGCCACCACGGCTCTCTCAAGGTGAATCCTCATCTCTGGGCACGggggaaatgccagtgctgggagacaacagtgggctgtggcagctgctgaggaggtggcacgtgtcctgctgtcctgctttcctccaaaacagggaattcctgggaaagtttaggcccagctctgagcaaatgcagcatggcctgagaatgggaacagtgggacagacaggagccttctccaactgaCCAGCGGTTTCTGGTTTCTCTCGCCAGAGTGCCAAGATGTCATCCGGCGGTGTTTATCCATGCTGGATGTGGACCGGCCTTCAGTAGAAGACCTGTTGTGTCATCCCTGGATACAGGATAGTCATCTGCCatagaagaagggagagagccacagaaacagcgATGCAGGGCCCTGGTAAGTTCCAGCTCCACACATGCCTTGGCAATCAGAAGCAAAGAACCCAGACTTTTTTGTCCTGCcagtgtcactgcacaggggtCATCAGATGGGaagacacagcccctgtgctggagctgagctgctctgcccagcactgctggctgccatcccagctgctttggcttgtcctgggtcactgccagctggggccctgggcagaacactgacagcctggtctcactcccagggaaagagaagcagcccctggagaagctgtgccaggtggggctgctgctgctggagacagccaggacaacatcaaggatgaaaacctcttcctcgaccaggccaccacaaagctgaagatgatggactttgattctggcaccttcttcaaagccaggctccacagtgaatttgcagatgagtgcacacacagggggatgctcccagatttGGGCATTGCACAGGCTGGCCGGGAAACAAAGGTTCCCCCTTTTGCTGGGGTGGAAgcaactgatttttcagtgggcgccaagctgcattttggcagggctggggggcatgggctggggtgggtgtgAAATGGGTGTGGGGTCCTGGCCCTGCCAACAGCCCCCAGTATCCACTgtgccattttccctttttgtctgtagTCTATTTTCGttaatttcctgtttgtttctctaaaggaaGCGTTCTAGGTGGTGTCCAGTCTGGATGGGGAAGTGCACTTGGGACCAGCCGTGCTGTGGATGGGCCGTGcccttggagaaggctgaggacatcgtttgggagcagcttttcttccagcggCGGATGGCGTCAGGTGTGTCCCGTCTTCTTGGCCTGGGTGGGATCAGAGCTTTTGggagatggcagccagcacaggagcatcctgctgtgggcagctgctgaggaggtggatgtgccacggctggctgcaggctgggcacatgtcctgccctcctgctctgctgccaagggcagcaatgatgggcagctctgggcactgctctgggcacggccagcatggccagggcacggcgggcactgggacaagggggacaggAACCTTCAGCTGACGGGCGGgttctggtttctctccttgcagccgggctctgcggatgctgaggctgctctgggctctgccagggctctgctggagctcagccccaggccagaatcagccaaagaagaaatggtgtgacctgcagcagagacttgcTTGAGCACTTGGGCAATGCAGCTTGCAGAGTGTACATCTCCgagggaaaacatcacaccctccaaaattaaacttgatcaagaacttctgaaatgcaatcaATCTGGGATGACCCCAAATGACATTTATCAACTTGCCCAAGGtgtagctcagcccttccctgaagatttctctcccccacctacttttaaatttcacaactgctccctcctttcccccagtgagttcccagcccatcacagtCTCCGTCACACTGTTGCCTTTCTTGATGGCCTTCACCACAAGGAAGACCAAGCCCCAGGTTTAGggcctcatcctgtcactggctgaagagcagcaatatcTCCGAGGTCCCGTGGCATTTTAgtgtcagtgagagctgctgtccagccctcagctctcctcagtgctgagttccccctcccttttccttgtccttccagcaggatgagctctgtgaATCCCCTTAAGCCTCACCactctcccagcccacccacccgCCTCACTAAGGTTAAGCTGAagcttctttgtctcctctggcacaccagtgcaagtcccctctgcagggagccccagctccagggcacagcacacagcagtgcagtgcgggctggagcagctgcccagcacccctggcttggctgtttgt
It includes:
- the LOC134562188 gene encoding serine/threonine-protein kinase pim-1-like, translating into MGLTSDIQDLSPFPLLGRAMPRAHPRPRAGLPRPCPRASRRGLAFARLWQCWRWRCWAGISAWGWGSIAGLWLRLCRPRPRPRPRPRPRPRPRPRPRPQLVPGPAEDTGGAAAPAASTAASPAQAPPLGSAAAGPEPLLSRCQEQMPGDAQPGPLEGRSGAVPGPGPSADSRVSPAGKAQQALQEQYRLGSLLGHGGFGSIWAATRLSDRAPVAIKRVPRNRVRHWGELPNGTSAPLEIVLLHKVSTGFPGVVQLLEWLELPKDIIIIMERPERSQDLQHFIRARRFLCEEVARELFRQVLEAVRHCTSCGVLHRDLKPENILLDLATGQAKLIDFGCGTYLQDTAYTHFAGTPSYSPPEWNQFGWYYGQPATVWSLGILLHQMVCGEHPFRRGHKISWDHQLSLPPRLSQECQDVIRRCLSMLDVDRPSVEDLLCHPWIQDSHLP